The following proteins come from a genomic window of Rattus norvegicus strain BN/NHsdMcwi chromosome 8, GRCr8, whole genome shotgun sequence:
- the Or7g16 gene encoding olfactory receptor Olr1122, with product MESKNQTDVSGFILMGITDDKALKPFIFSMFTSMYLLTILGNLLIILIVSTESNLQTPMYIFLSNLSFNDICLSTTIIPKTLVNIHAEEQSITYTGCLTQICFTLLFCSFESCLLSAMAYDRYVAICHPLNYMVIMSSQTCGQLILLSLIISLVNSGLLGLMMLRLSFCTNVEIPLFFCELAQVIKLACSDTLVNYILIYLATIILNGIPISGIIFSYTQIASSVFRMVSVKGKYKAISTCGSHISMVSLFYGTALGVYISSAVTTSVTNTAFAYVMCTLVPQMLNPFIYSLRNRDMEVALRKHISRVVCLL from the coding sequence ATGGAATCGAAAAACCAAACGGATGTTTCAGGATTCATTCTTATGGGAATAACAGATGATAAAGCACTGAAGCCATTCATCTTCAGCATGTTTACCTCCATGTACTTGTTAACCATCTTGGGAAATCTGCTCATCATTCTGATTGTCAGCACTGAATCCAATCTCCAAACTCCCATGTACATATTTCTCTCTAATCTATCCTTTAATGATATCTGCTTAAGCACAACAATCATTCCAAAGACATTGGTGAACATTCATGCAGAGGAACAGAGCATCACATATACTGGCTGTCTTACACAAATCTGCTTTACCTTGCTTTTTTGTAGTTTTGAAAGTTGTCTTCTTTCAGCAATGGCATATGATCGCTATGTTGCTATATGTCATCCCCTGAACTACATGGTGATCATGAGTTCTCAAACCTGTGGTCAACTAATTCTATTATCTCTAATTATTAGTCTTGTGAATAGTGGATTGCTTGGTCTGATGATGTTGCGGTTGTCCTTCTGCACAAATGTAGAAATTCCCCTATTTTTCTGCGAACTTGCTCAAGTCATCAAGCTAGCTTGTTCTGACACCCTAGTCAACTATATTCTCATATATCTTGCAACAATCATACTTAATGGCATTCCAATCTCTGGAATAATTTTCTCTTATACTCAAATTGCCTCTTCTGTTTTTAGAATGGTCTCAGTGAAAGGAAAGTATAAAGCAATTTCTACCTGTGGGTCTCATATTTCAATGGTTTCCTTATTCTATGGTACAGCATTGGGTGTTTATATTAGCTCTGCAGTCACGACCTCAGTCACAAATACTGCATTTGCTTATGTGATGTGTACATTGGTCCCTCAAATGTTGAATCCCTTTATATACAGCTTGAGGAACAGAGACATGGAGGTAGCCTTGAGGAAACACATCAGTAGGGTAGTGTGTTTACTCTAA
- the Or7g18 gene encoding olfactory receptor Olr1124, which yields MEVKNKSVVLDIFLRGLTDDTELQPLIFVFFLCMYLITISGNLLIMLAINCDRHLHTPMYFFLCHLSFNDIYLISITVPKMLVNIQTQDQRITYAGCLSQVCFVVVCTIFECFLLGVMAYDRYIAICNPLRYTVLMNPCFCIILVLISLTISIVNGLVHSLMVLHLSFCTDLEILHFFCEIAQVLKLACSDSLINNILIFVSASIFAGVPLYGIIFSYTHIVFTVLKMPSSEGKYKAFSTCGSHLLVVALFYGTGFGVYIISNVIDSPKKIAVASVMYSIIPPMMNPFVYSLRNKDMKEALKKVVGRIASLL from the coding sequence ATGGAAGTTAAAAACAAATCAGTTGTTTTGGATATTTTTCTACGTGGCCTCACAGATGATACAGAGCTGCAGCCActcatctttgttttttttctatgcATGTACTTGATTACCATTTCTGGAAATCTTCTTATAATGTTGGCCATCAACTGTGACCGCCATCttcacacccccatgtacttctttctctgTCATCTGTCTTTTAATGACATATATTTAATCAGCATCACAGTCCCAAAGATGTTGGTGAACATACAAACACAGGATCAGAGGATCACTTATGCAGGCTGCCTCAGCCAGGTCTGCTTTGTTGTAGTTTGTACCATTTTTGAATGTTTTCTCCTTGGAGTAATGGCCTATGACCGTTACATAGCCATTTGTAATCCTCTACGCTATACAGTTCTCATGAACCCCTGCTTCTGTATTATTCTGGTTCTTATCTCTCTAACCATTAGTATTGTAAATGGGCTTGTGCATAGTCTGATGGTACTGCACTTGTCCTTCTGCACAGACCTGGAAATCCTCCACTTCTTCTGTGAAATTGCACAAGTCCTCAAGCTTGCCTGTTCTGACAGCCTCATCAACAACATCTTGATATTTGTTTCAGCTTCTATTTTTGCTGGTGTTCCTCTCTATGGAATAATTTTTTCTTATACTCACATTGTGTTTACAGTATTGAAAATGCCATCATCAGAAGGAAAGTACAAAGCCTTTTCCACTTGTGGGTCTCATTTGTTGGTTGTTGCCTTGTTCTATGGAACAGGTTTTGGTGTATACATTATCTCAAATGTAATTGATTCACCAAAGAAGATCGCTGTGGCTTCAGTGATGTATTCAATAATTCCTCCAATGATGAATCCTTTTGTTTATAGTTTGAGAAACAAAGATATGAAGGAGGCCCTGAAGAAAGTTGTTGGTAGGATAGCCTCTCTTCTGTGA
- the Or7g17 gene encoding similar to olfactory receptor 829 yields MNMKSLNQTVVSDFILLGFTDDTKLQLIIFSLFLSMYLVTILGNLLIILATSSDSHLHTPMYFFLSGLSFNDIFLVTCTIPKMLVNIQTENQTITYGGCLTQVCFVLMSVSMENCLLAAMAYDRYVAICHPLRYRIIMNPCFCILMVAFSIMGSMANALVNGLMVLHLSFCTELIIPHFFCELTQITKLACSNTLIDNILIYISSCIFGGVPLSGIILSYSQIATTVLRMSSSEGRYKAFSTCGSHLSVVFLFYGTGFGVYISSTITESSRKNAVTSVLYSVVPQMLNPFIYSLRNRDMKEGLRKLFSRILFPL; encoded by the coding sequence ATGAATATGAAATCTCTAAACCAAACAGTTGTGTCAGACTTCATTCTCCTGGGATTCACAGATGATACCAAACTGCAACTTATCATCTTCAGTTTATTTCTTTCCATGTACCTTGTAACAATCCTAGGAAACCTGCTGATAATTCTGGCCACCAGCTCTGACTCCCATctccacacccccatgtacttctttctttctggtcTTTCTTTTAATGATATCTTTTTAGTCACATGCACAATTCCAAAGATGCTTGTGAATATACAAACAGAAAACCAGACCATCACTTATGGAGGATGTCTGACTCAGGTCTGCTTTGTCTTGATGTCAGTGAGCATGGAAAATTGTCTTCTTGCAGcaatggcctatgaccgctatgttgcTATTTGCCATCCACTTAGGTATAGGATCATAATGAACCCCTGTTTTTGTATTCTAATGGTAGCATTTTCTATAATGGGGAGCATGGCAAATGCCCTAGTGAACGGTCTAATGGTATTACATCTGTCCTTCTGCACTGAGCTCATAATTCCGCATTTCTTCTGTGAACTTACACAGATTACTAAACTTGCCTGTTCCAACACTCTTATTGACAACATACTCATATATATTTCCTCTTGCATATTTGGTGGTGTTCCTCTCTCTGGCATCATTTTGTCTTATAGTCAAATTGCAACCACTGTCTTGAGAATGTCATCATCAGAAGGAAGATATAAAGCATTTTCCACCTGTGGGTCTCACCTGtcagttgtttttttattttatggaactGGTTTTGGGGTCTACATTAGCTCAACAATTACAGAATCATCCAGGAAGAATGCTGTGACTTCAGTGCTGTACTCAGTAGTCCCACAAATGCTAAATCCCTTTATCTATAGTCTGAGGAACAGAGACATGAAAGAAGGCTTGAGAAAACTCTTCAGTAGGATATTATTTCCTCTATGA